The following coding sequences are from one Aeromicrobium duanguangcaii window:
- a CDS encoding DUF4229 domain-containing protein, translating to MKAFWTYTLARLGVFLATWAVLWGLSRLVFEGGTVLDLWVLLLALIVSSIISILALRGMRDRVAIKLQERARSLNDRIEESRRAEDVD from the coding sequence ATGAAGGCCTTCTGGACGTACACGCTGGCTCGACTCGGGGTCTTCCTCGCCACCTGGGCGGTCCTGTGGGGACTGTCGCGACTGGTGTTCGAGGGCGGCACGGTGCTGGACCTGTGGGTCCTGCTGCTCGCGCTGATCGTGTCGTCGATCATCTCGATCCTCGCGTTGCGGGGCATGCGCGACCGCGTCGCAATCAAGCTGCAGGAGCGGGCTCGGTCCCTGAACGACCGGATCGAGGAGTCCCGTCGTGCCGAAGACGTCGACTGA
- a CDS encoding SDR family oxidoreductase — translation MSDIAIVGGHGHVARLLIPLLTERGDLPVALVRDPDHEADLPGAAIRLLDIEASTVDDFATAFTDCDAVVFAAGGGPDGKIERKKSVDLEGSLKSIEAAERLGIKRFIQVSAMGVDSDPGEDAGEVWEAYVHAKRDADTALRASSLDWTIIRPGALTDDDGTGRVTVAETTDRAEIPRADVAALIAAALVDDHTIGKQFEAISGDTPIAEALANL, via the coding sequence ATGTCTGACATCGCCATCGTCGGCGGCCACGGTCACGTGGCCCGTCTGCTCATCCCCCTGCTCACCGAACGCGGCGACCTGCCGGTCGCCCTGGTCCGCGATCCCGACCATGAGGCGGACCTGCCCGGAGCGGCCATCCGGCTGCTCGACATCGAGGCCTCGACGGTCGACGACTTCGCGACGGCGTTCACCGACTGCGATGCCGTCGTCTTCGCCGCGGGCGGCGGCCCCGACGGCAAGATCGAGCGCAAGAAGTCGGTCGACCTGGAGGGCTCGCTGAAGTCGATCGAGGCCGCCGAGCGCCTCGGCATCAAGCGGTTCATCCAGGTCTCGGCCATGGGCGTGGACTCCGATCCCGGCGAGGACGCCGGCGAGGTCTGGGAGGCCTACGTCCACGCGAAGCGCGACGCCGACACGGCCCTGCGCGCCAGCTCGCTGGACTGGACCATCATCCGGCCCGGCGCGCTGACCGACGACGACGGCACCGGCCGCGTCACCGTCGCCGAGACCACCGATCGCGCCGAGATCCCCCGCGCCGACGTCGCCGCCCTCATCGCGGCCGCGCTCGTCGACGACCACACCATCGGCAAGCAGTTCGAGGCCATCAGCGGCGACACCCCGATCGCCGAGGCGCTCGCGAACCTCTGA
- a CDS encoding GMC family oxidoreductase, with the protein MADEAFDYIIIGSGSGGGVLAARLTEDRDRRVLLLEAGPADDDEMIKVPAGFSTLFKTRWDWNYETSPQKHLAGRRAHWPRMKGLGGCTSMNAMIYIRGNAADYDEWRDAYGATGWGHSDVLPYFIKSEANQQLAGPFHGTQGPLVVEDRRFTHELTEAFVESAVAGGMKRNDDFNGAEQEGAGVYQVTNRRGARWSVADAYIRPAMARPNLTVRTGALVSRILLEGNRATGVAYRSTADGLEHIVRAEAEVIVSAGAINSPQLLMLSGIGPGAHLREHGIDVVVDSPGVGQNLQDHPVAGTLIHTRNTTDLAEAISVGNLLRWKATRTGPLVSNVGEGGAFYTSRDDLTLPDIQIHVAPTGFYDNGMHEPVRRTVTIAPTLVNVQSRGSIRLRSADPTWHPEIDPAYFDDPADLDAMLGGYRRMLDLVWQGPMTRFLDEPWEPAMRHPTDDQIIDVVSRVGQTLYHPTSTCAMGTVEGSVVDPQLRVHGVEGLRVADASVMPRVTRGNTNAPTIMIGEKAADLIRGA; encoded by the coding sequence ATGGCCGACGAGGCGTTCGACTACATCATCATCGGCTCGGGCAGCGGCGGCGGCGTCCTCGCCGCGCGACTGACCGAGGACCGCGACCGCCGCGTCCTGCTGCTCGAAGCGGGTCCCGCCGACGACGACGAGATGATCAAGGTCCCCGCGGGATTCAGCACGCTGTTCAAGACGCGCTGGGACTGGAACTACGAGACCAGCCCGCAGAAGCACCTCGCCGGTCGGCGGGCGCACTGGCCCCGCATGAAGGGCCTCGGCGGCTGCACGTCGATGAACGCGATGATCTACATCCGGGGCAACGCCGCCGACTACGACGAGTGGCGCGACGCGTACGGAGCCACCGGCTGGGGCCACTCCGACGTGCTGCCCTACTTCATCAAGTCCGAGGCGAACCAGCAGCTGGCGGGCCCGTTCCACGGCACGCAGGGGCCGCTCGTGGTCGAGGACCGCCGCTTCACCCACGAGCTCACCGAGGCGTTCGTCGAGTCGGCCGTCGCCGGCGGCATGAAGCGCAACGACGACTTCAACGGCGCCGAGCAGGAGGGCGCCGGCGTCTACCAGGTGACGAACCGTCGGGGGGCGCGCTGGTCGGTCGCCGACGCCTACATCCGCCCGGCGATGGCCCGGCCCAACCTGACGGTCCGCACCGGCGCGCTGGTGTCGCGCATCCTGCTCGAGGGGAACCGCGCCACCGGCGTGGCGTACCGCAGCACCGCCGACGGGCTGGAGCACATCGTGCGCGCCGAGGCCGAGGTCATCGTGTCGGCCGGCGCGATCAACAGCCCGCAGCTGCTGATGCTCTCGGGCATCGGCCCGGGGGCGCACCTGCGCGAGCACGGCATCGACGTCGTGGTGGACTCACCCGGAGTGGGCCAGAACCTGCAGGACCACCCCGTGGCCGGGACGCTGATCCACACCCGCAACACGACGGACCTCGCCGAGGCGATCTCGGTCGGCAACCTGCTGCGCTGGAAGGCGACCCGCACCGGGCCGCTCGTCTCGAACGTCGGCGAGGGCGGGGCGTTCTACACCTCGCGCGACGACCTGACGCTGCCCGACATCCAGATCCACGTGGCGCCCACGGGCTTCTACGACAACGGCATGCACGAGCCGGTCCGGCGCACGGTCACGATCGCGCCGACGCTGGTCAACGTGCAGAGTCGCGGCAGCATCCGCCTGCGCTCGGCCGACCCGACGTGGCACCCGGAGATCGATCCGGCCTACTTCGACGACCCGGCCGACCTCGACGCGATGCTCGGCGGCTACCGCCGGATGCTCGACCTGGTCTGGCAGGGCCCGATGACCCGATTCCTGGACGAGCCGTGGGAGCCGGCGATGCGCCATCCGACCGACGACCAGATCATCGACGTCGTCTCGCGCGTGGGCCAGACGCTCTATCACCCCACCTCCACGTGTGCCATGGGTACCGTCGAGGGCAGCGTCGTGGATCCGCAGCTGCGGGTGCACGGCGTCGAGGGCCTTCGGGTCGCCGACGCGTCGGTGATGCCGCGGGTCACGCGTGGCAACACCAACGCACCCACCATCATGATCGGCGAGAAGGCTGCCGATCTCATCCGAGGAGCCTGA
- a CDS encoding PLD nuclease N-terminal domain-containing protein has product MGKVFLVLAAVVLTVYCLYDLVATPRDRVQHMPKWGWALLIVLAPYAGALLWIIFGVAKGRSTGGPRRPGPPRPLGPDDDPDYLRGL; this is encoded by the coding sequence ATGGGCAAGGTCTTCCTGGTACTCGCGGCGGTGGTCCTGACGGTCTACTGCCTCTACGACCTGGTGGCCACGCCCCGTGACCGCGTCCAGCACATGCCGAAGTGGGGCTGGGCGCTGTTGATCGTGCTGGCGCCCTACGCCGGCGCGCTGCTGTGGATCATCTTTGGCGTCGCCAAGGGCCGCTCGACCGGCGGACCGCGCCGTCCCGGGCCGCCGCGTCCGCTCGGACCCGACGACGACCCGGACTACCTGCGCGGGCTCTGA
- a CDS encoding o-succinylbenzoate synthase produces the protein MEFRTYSIRMRTRFRGLENRQGMLAEGPAGWAEFSPFPEYDHVASLPWLQAAMEAATKPWPEPVRASVPVNGIVPAVGDGADAARRAVESGCNTIKLKVAEKGETLEDDIERVAAIRDALPHALIRIDANGGWSVKDAVKAIKKLDYIAGGLEYVEQPCATVEELAQVRRKVAVPIAADESIRRAADPFRVRDLDAADVAVLKVQPLGGVRACLRIAEQIGMPVSVSSAVETSIGLAASVALAAALPELPYACGIGTAHLLTSDVVTHPLKPVDGHLYPTRPVLDEEAFALVAAPPETDERWQARLAHVREML, from the coding sequence GTGGAGTTCCGCACCTATTCGATCCGGATGCGTACGCGTTTCCGAGGTCTTGAGAACCGACAGGGGATGCTGGCCGAGGGGCCGGCAGGCTGGGCCGAGTTCAGTCCCTTCCCCGAGTACGACCACGTCGCGTCGCTGCCGTGGCTGCAGGCGGCCATGGAGGCCGCCACCAAACCGTGGCCCGAGCCGGTGCGCGCGAGCGTGCCGGTCAACGGCATCGTCCCGGCCGTCGGGGACGGCGCCGACGCGGCCCGCCGGGCCGTCGAGAGCGGCTGCAACACGATCAAGCTCAAGGTCGCCGAGAAGGGCGAGACCCTCGAGGACGACATCGAGCGGGTCGCCGCGATCCGCGACGCCCTGCCGCACGCGCTGATCCGCATCGACGCGAACGGCGGATGGAGCGTCAAGGACGCCGTCAAGGCGATCAAGAAGCTCGACTACATCGCCGGGGGACTCGAGTACGTCGAGCAGCCCTGCGCGACCGTCGAGGAGCTGGCGCAGGTGCGGCGCAAGGTCGCCGTGCCGATCGCGGCCGACGAGTCGATTCGCCGCGCCGCCGATCCGTTCCGGGTGCGCGACCTCGACGCCGCCGACGTCGCCGTGCTGAAGGTGCAGCCGCTGGGCGGGGTGCGCGCGTGCCTGCGCATCGCCGAGCAGATCGGGATGCCCGTCAGCGTCTCGAGCGCGGTCGAGACCTCGATCGGACTGGCCGCCAGCGTCGCGCTGGCCGCCGCGCTGCCCGAGCTGCCGTACGCGTGCGGCATCGGCACCGCCCACCTGCTCACGAGCGATGTCGTCACCCACCCGCTCAAGCCGGTGGACGGGCACCTGTACCCGACGCGTCCGGTGCTCGACGAGGAGGCGTTCGCTCTGGTCGCGGCCCCGCCCGAGACCGACGAGCGTTGGCAGGCACGACTGGCCCACGTCAGGGAGATGCTGTGA
- the cds1 gene encoding L-cysteine desulfhydrase Cds1, protein MPKTSTDERAWLDEAVRRVEADANRSADTHLHALDLPFPGVQIYLKDESVHPTGSLKHRLARSLFLYALCNGWIHQGSTIVEASSGSTAVSEAYFARLLGLPFVAVMPRSTSAEKIALIQWYGGRCHFVDGPSEMYAEAQRLADECGGHYMDQFTYAERATDWRGNNNIAESIFAQMAAEPHPIPSWIVVSAGTGGTSATIGRFVRYRRFATRLLVADPENSAFFDGWDQDRSDVTTDVGPRIEGIGRPRVEPSFVGGVVDDMVRVPDAASIAAMRWTSDLIGRPVGGSTGTNMWAALGLAARMVEEGREGSIVTLLCDGGDRYTHTYFDDRWVAEHGLDPTPHLQQLAELTRTGTFTTTGR, encoded by the coding sequence GTGCCGAAGACGTCGACTGACGAACGCGCCTGGCTCGACGAGGCGGTGCGCCGCGTCGAGGCCGACGCCAACCGCAGCGCCGACACCCATCTGCACGCGCTCGACCTGCCGTTCCCCGGGGTGCAGATCTACCTCAAGGACGAGTCCGTCCACCCGACGGGCAGCCTGAAGCACCGGCTCGCGCGGTCGCTGTTCCTCTACGCGCTGTGCAACGGCTGGATCCACCAGGGGTCCACGATCGTCGAGGCCTCCAGCGGCTCGACCGCGGTCTCCGAGGCCTACTTCGCGCGGCTGCTGGGCCTGCCCTTCGTGGCGGTCATGCCCCGGAGCACGAGCGCCGAGAAGATCGCCCTGATCCAGTGGTACGGCGGTCGCTGTCACTTCGTCGACGGCCCGAGCGAGATGTACGCCGAGGCGCAGCGTCTGGCCGACGAGTGCGGCGGGCACTACATGGACCAGTTCACGTACGCCGAGCGCGCCACCGACTGGCGCGGCAACAACAACATCGCGGAGTCAATCTTCGCCCAGATGGCCGCCGAGCCGCACCCGATCCCGTCGTGGATCGTCGTCAGCGCGGGCACCGGCGGCACGTCCGCCACGATCGGCCGGTTCGTGCGGTACCGCCGCTTCGCCACGCGGCTGCTGGTCGCCGACCCCGAGAACTCCGCCTTCTTCGACGGCTGGGACCAGGACCGCTCGGACGTCACCACCGACGTGGGCCCGCGCATCGAGGGCATCGGTCGGCCGCGCGTCGAGCCGTCGTTCGTCGGCGGCGTCGTCGACGACATGGTCCGCGTCCCCGACGCGGCGTCGATCGCCGCGATGCGCTGGACCTCCGACCTGATCGGACGGCCGGTCGGCGGGTCGACGGGCACCAACATGTGGGCCGCCCTGGGCCTGGCCGCGCGGATGGTCGAGGAGGGTCGCGAGGGGTCGATCGTCACGCTGCTGTGCGACGGCGGCGACCGCTACACGCACACCTACTTCGACGACCGCTGGGTGGCCGAGCACGGGCTCGACCCCACGCCCCACCTGCAGCAGCTGGCCGAGCTGACCCGGACGGGAACCTTCACCACCACGGGCCGATGA
- a CDS encoding aldehyde dehydrogenase family protein, whose translation MTATIEPDVGSSDAPQPTFDSFNPATGDLVGTHPIDGREQVDAAVAAAREATEWWQGLGFEGRKEYLLQWRSVLTRRLHQLADQVHREGGKPHGDALLEAGLAIDHIAWAAKHAPKVLGRQKVASGLLMTNQAATVEYRPLGVVGVIGPWNYPIFTPIGSIAYALAAGNTVVFKPSEYTPGVGRFLVDTFTEVVHGRPVLNLVTGLGETGSALCTADIDKIAFTGSSATGKKVMAACAENLTPVVIEAGGKDSMIIDEDADLKSAAEAALWGGMSNAGQTCIGTERVYVHERVFDPFMAELLRQAEGLRPGYDDGGVYGPSTMPKQLDVIRSHIEDAIARGGRPVLGGADAVGERFVQPTILTHVPEDSLAVTEETFGPTLVVNPVKDMDEAVELTNATKYGLAGAVFGKKRAMDIAGRIRSGMTSVNSVIAFAAVPGLPFGGVGDSGFGRIHGPDGLREFTYPKAITRQRMKPVIMLQSMARDEKTESRFTQILTLLHGGSGTLPKKR comes from the coding sequence ATGACTGCCACCATCGAGCCCGACGTCGGCTCGTCCGACGCGCCCCAGCCCACCTTCGACTCGTTCAACCCCGCGACCGGCGACCTCGTCGGCACCCATCCCATCGACGGCCGCGAGCAGGTCGACGCCGCCGTCGCCGCCGCCCGCGAGGCGACCGAGTGGTGGCAGGGTCTGGGCTTCGAGGGTCGCAAGGAGTACCTGCTGCAGTGGCGCAGCGTGCTGACCCGCCGCCTGCACCAGCTGGCCGACCAGGTCCACCGCGAGGGCGGCAAGCCGCACGGCGACGCGCTGCTGGAGGCCGGCCTGGCGATCGACCACATCGCGTGGGCCGCCAAGCACGCGCCCAAGGTGCTCGGCCGCCAGAAGGTCGCCTCGGGCCTGCTGATGACCAACCAGGCCGCGACGGTCGAGTACCGACCGCTGGGCGTCGTCGGCGTCATCGGACCGTGGAACTACCCGATCTTCACGCCGATCGGATCGATCGCCTACGCCCTTGCGGCCGGCAACACGGTCGTGTTCAAGCCCAGCGAGTACACCCCGGGCGTGGGCCGGTTCCTGGTCGACACGTTCACCGAGGTCGTCCACGGCCGGCCCGTCCTGAACCTCGTCACCGGCCTGGGTGAGACCGGCAGCGCGCTGTGCACCGCCGACATCGACAAGATCGCCTTCACCGGCTCGTCGGCGACGGGCAAGAAGGTCATGGCCGCGTGCGCCGAGAACCTGACCCCGGTGGTCATCGAGGCCGGCGGCAAGGACTCGATGATCATCGACGAGGACGCCGACCTGAAGTCGGCCGCCGAGGCCGCGCTGTGGGGCGGCATGTCGAACGCGGGCCAGACCTGCATCGGCACCGAGCGCGTCTACGTCCACGAGCGCGTCTTCGACCCCTTCATGGCCGAGCTGCTGCGCCAGGCCGAGGGTCTGCGCCCCGGGTACGACGACGGCGGCGTCTACGGTCCCTCGACGATGCCCAAGCAGCTCGACGTCATCCGCAGCCACATCGAGGACGCGATCGCCCGCGGCGGCCGGCCCGTCCTGGGTGGCGCGGACGCGGTCGGTGAGCGCTTCGTGCAGCCGACGATCCTGACCCACGTCCCCGAGGACTCCCTCGCGGTCACCGAGGAGACCTTCGGCCCGACGCTCGTGGTCAACCCGGTCAAGGACATGGACGAGGCCGTCGAGCTGACCAACGCCACGAAGTACGGCCTGGCCGGCGCGGTGTTCGGCAAGAAGCGTGCGATGGACATCGCCGGGCGCATCCGCTCGGGGATGACCTCGGTGAACTCGGTGATCGCGTTCGCCGCCGTGCCGGGGCTGCCGTTCGGCGGCGTCGGGGACTCGGGCTTCGGCCGGATCCACGGGCCCGACGGCCTGCGTGAGTTCACGTACCCGAAGGCCATCACGCGCCAGCGGATGAAGCCGGTCATCATGCTGCAGTCGATGGCCCGCGACGAGAAGACCGAGAGCCGGTTCACGCAGATTCTCACCCTCCTGCACGGCGGGTCGGGGACGCTGCCCAAGAAGCGCTGA
- a CDS encoding AMP-binding protein: MPASLAPVTGSAREVARLLHPWVEYGGDPLVVNTSGSTGEPKPIRLSHAAVLASAHAALDRLGGPGQWLSALPPTGVGGLQVLVRSILAGTEPVYLEDHLDMEAAVDAMTGERRYASLVPTQLFRLVESGRAEALSCLDAVLLGGAAAPRAVLELAAEAGVRIVRTYGMTETCGGCVYDGVPLDGVRLRIEDDGRVAIAGPVLAEGVGEWLVTNDLGRIDENGRLSVLGRADQVAVSGGVNVPLAAVESALRDEPAVLDVVVVAQPDEEWGERVVAFVVGDLDRERAAAALERLGHPRTWTPRAVHRLDALPLLPNGKPDRRALAGGGFPG; the protein is encoded by the coding sequence GTGCCCGCCTCCCTCGCTCCCGTCACCGGTTCGGCGCGCGAGGTCGCGCGCCTGCTCCACCCGTGGGTCGAGTACGGGGGCGATCCGCTGGTCGTGAACACCTCCGGCAGCACGGGCGAGCCGAAGCCCATCCGGCTGTCGCACGCCGCCGTCCTGGCCTCCGCGCACGCCGCACTGGATCGCCTCGGAGGGCCCGGCCAGTGGCTCTCGGCGCTGCCGCCGACCGGCGTCGGCGGACTGCAGGTGCTGGTGCGCTCGATCCTCGCGGGCACGGAGCCGGTGTACCTGGAGGACCACCTCGACATGGAGGCCGCCGTCGACGCCATGACGGGCGAGCGTCGCTACGCCTCCCTGGTGCCGACGCAACTGTTCCGGCTGGTCGAGTCGGGCCGCGCCGAGGCGCTGTCCTGCCTCGACGCGGTGCTGCTCGGTGGCGCGGCCGCCCCGCGCGCCGTGCTGGAGCTCGCCGCCGAGGCGGGCGTGCGCATCGTCCGGACCTACGGCATGACCGAGACCTGCGGCGGCTGCGTCTACGACGGGGTGCCCCTCGACGGGGTGCGGCTGCGGATCGAGGACGACGGCCGCGTCGCCATCGCCGGGCCGGTGCTCGCCGAGGGCGTGGGGGAGTGGCTCGTCACCAACGACCTCGGTCGCATCGACGAGAACGGGCGATTGAGCGTGCTCGGTCGTGCCGACCAGGTGGCCGTCAGCGGCGGGGTCAACGTGCCGCTCGCCGCCGTGGAGTCCGCGCTGCGCGACGAGCCCGCGGTGCTGGACGTCGTCGTGGTGGCCCAGCCCGACGAGGAGTGGGGCGAGCGCGTCGTGGCGTTCGTGGTCGGAGACCTCGACCGCGAGCGCGCCGCCGCCGCGCTGGAGCGCCTCGGCCACCCTCGCACCTGGACCCCGCGCGCCGTCCACCGGCTCGACGCGCTGCCGCTGCTGCCGAACGGCAAGCCGGATCGGCGGGCGCTGGCGGGGGGCGGCTTCCCCGGCTGA
- a CDS encoding 1,4-dihydroxy-2-naphthoate polyprenyltransferase, producing MSTPTGLNLWIEGARLRTLPAAVAPVAVGTGAAAFDDGAIWWKALLALGVSLALQIGVNYANDYSDGIKGTDENRVGPLRLVGSGLVAPAKVKAAALGFLALGGALGLVLAATSGWWLIAVGVLAILAAWGYTGGKNPYGYRALGEVSVFLFFGIVAVLGTTYVQLGSVNAVSVAGALGVGALACAILVANNLRDIPTDTETGKRTLAVVMGDARTRLFYVALMLLAFVVVVAWVVTETPWALLALVGLPPALRATAVVRGGGSGPALIPVLKDTGIAELLYAIGLTVALVIGPWW from the coding sequence GTGAGTACCCCGACCGGACTGAACCTGTGGATCGAGGGTGCCCGGCTGCGCACCCTGCCCGCCGCCGTCGCCCCCGTCGCCGTCGGCACGGGCGCCGCCGCCTTCGACGACGGTGCGATCTGGTGGAAGGCCCTGCTCGCGCTGGGCGTCTCGCTGGCCCTGCAGATCGGCGTCAACTACGCCAACGACTACTCCGACGGCATCAAGGGCACCGACGAGAACCGCGTCGGCCCGCTGCGCCTGGTCGGGTCGGGGCTCGTGGCCCCGGCCAAGGTCAAGGCCGCCGCCCTCGGATTCCTCGCGCTCGGCGGCGCGCTCGGGCTGGTCCTCGCGGCGACGTCCGGTTGGTGGCTCATCGCGGTCGGCGTCCTGGCGATCCTCGCGGCCTGGGGCTACACCGGCGGCAAGAACCCCTACGGCTACCGCGCCCTCGGCGAGGTCAGCGTGTTCCTGTTCTTCGGCATCGTCGCCGTGCTGGGCACGACCTACGTCCAGCTCGGCTCGGTCAACGCCGTCAGCGTCGCGGGAGCCCTGGGCGTCGGCGCCCTGGCCTGCGCGATCCTCGTCGCCAACAACCTGCGCGACATCCCCACCGACACCGAGACCGGCAAGCGCACCCTCGCGGTCGTCATGGGCGACGCCCGCACCCGGCTGTTCTACGTCGCCCTGATGCTCCTGGCGTTCGTCGTGGTGGTCGCATGGGTCGTGACCGAGACGCCGTGGGCGCTGCTGGCCCTCGTCGGGCTGCCCCCGGCCCTGCGCGCGACCGCCGTGGTGCGCGGCGGCGGCAGCGGACCGGCGCTCATCCCCGTCCTGAAGGACACCGGCATCGCCGAGCTGCTCTACGCGATCGGACTGACGGTGGCGCTGGTCATCGGCCCGTGGTGGTGA
- the menD gene encoding 2-succinyl-5-enolpyruvyl-6-hydroxy-3-cyclohexene-1-carboxylic-acid synthase, with amino-acid sequence MSDDRAVDVARRLVAALLAQEVTEAVLSPGSRSGPLALALHAADEQGLIRLHVRVDEREAGYLALGLAKASGRLTPVITTSGTAVANLHPALLEALHAGVPLLAVTADRPARLRGTGANQTTVQPGMFPGITFTDRITALAGAVREGGPVHLNVELDEPLVESVSWQFPQNSWSMSTPVSGRTQVLETGPRTVLIAGDGADPALAAVAKQAGWPILAEPSSGLRSAPTAIACGRIVLGGRLIERIERIVSTGHPTLSRPVTNLLTRTNLPTVHVGDPSTFPGVPGGNVTFADRISVRGGGDEAWLRSWIQAGDRIENALLHAEQFVVAKAVWSAATPGLLVLGSSNPIRDVDLVAPVRVPGPRVLANRGLAGIDGTVSTAIGAALASYGRAIALMGDLTFLHGANGLLMGPIEPRPDLTIVVLNDDGGGIFHTLEQGSPEYSSAFERVFGTPTRTKIDALCAAHGIKHRLVEAKQLEGYLSRTPVGIEVLEVQVTRAGRRALQSVVSGLAAV; translated from the coding sequence GTGAGTGATGACAGAGCCGTCGACGTCGCGCGGCGCCTGGTCGCCGCCCTGCTCGCGCAGGAGGTCACCGAGGCGGTGCTGTCACCGGGGTCGCGCTCAGGGCCCCTCGCCCTCGCCCTGCACGCCGCCGACGAGCAGGGCCTCATCCGGCTGCACGTCCGCGTCGACGAGCGCGAGGCCGGATACCTGGCGCTGGGTCTGGCCAAGGCGTCGGGACGGCTGACGCCGGTCATCACCACCTCCGGGACCGCGGTGGCCAACCTGCACCCCGCCCTGCTCGAGGCGCTGCACGCGGGAGTCCCGCTGCTGGCGGTCACCGCCGACCGGCCCGCGCGCCTGCGGGGAACCGGCGCCAACCAGACGACGGTCCAGCCCGGTATGTTCCCCGGGATCACCTTCACCGACCGCATCACCGCCCTGGCCGGAGCCGTGCGCGAGGGCGGGCCGGTCCACCTCAACGTCGAGCTCGACGAGCCGCTGGTCGAGTCGGTGTCGTGGCAGTTCCCGCAGAACTCGTGGTCGATGAGCACGCCCGTGTCGGGGCGGACGCAGGTCCTCGAGACCGGGCCGCGCACGGTGCTGATCGCCGGCGACGGCGCCGATCCGGCACTCGCCGCGGTGGCCAAGCAGGCCGGCTGGCCGATCCTGGCCGAGCCCTCGTCGGGCCTGCGCAGCGCTCCCACGGCGATCGCCTGCGGGCGGATCGTCCTGGGCGGGCGCCTGATCGAGCGGATCGAGCGGATCGTCAGCACGGGGCACCCCACGCTCTCGCGGCCCGTCACCAACCTGCTCACCCGGACGAACCTGCCCACCGTGCACGTCGGCGACCCCTCGACCTTCCCGGGCGTGCCCGGCGGCAACGTCACGTTCGCCGATCGGATCTCGGTACGCGGCGGCGGCGACGAGGCTTGGCTGCGCAGCTGGATCCAGGCCGGCGACCGCATCGAGAACGCCCTGCTGCACGCCGAGCAGTTCGTCGTGGCCAAGGCCGTCTGGTCGGCGGCCACGCCGGGACTGCTCGTGCTCGGGTCCTCCAACCCCATCCGCGACGTCGACCTGGTGGCGCCGGTGCGCGTCCCCGGGCCGCGCGTCCTGGCGAACCGAGGCCTGGCGGGCATCGACGGCACCGTCTCGACGGCCATCGGCGCGGCGTTGGCCAGCTACGGGCGGGCCATCGCCCTCATGGGCGACCTGACCTTCCTGCACGGCGCCAACGGCCTGCTGATGGGCCCGATCGAGCCGCGCCCCGACCTGACGATCGTCGTCCTCAACGACGACGGCGGCGGCATCTTCCACACCCTGGAGCAGGGGTCGCCCGAGTACTCGTCGGCCTTCGAGCGGGTCTTCGGCACCCCGACCCGCACCAAGATCGACGCCCTGTGCGCCGCGCACGGGATCAAGCACCGACTGGTCGAGGCGAAACAGCTGGAGGGCTACCTGAGCCGGACCCCCGTCGGCATCGAGGTGCTCGAGGTCCAGGTCACCCGCGCCGGCCGGCGTGCGCTGCAATCGGTTGTCTCGGGTCTCGCTGCCGTCTAG
- a CDS encoding SGNH/GDSL hydrolase family protein — translation MVTFSRYVALGDSFTEGVGDPDPALPNGVRGWADRFAAALDRAQGGGLLYANLAIRGRKLMPIVTEQIEPAIALAPDLVTIYAGANDIMRPKVDLEAILAEYDRAVERLVASGAHVVMFTAADPGDTRIYALVRHRFERYCEAVRQIAARHGATLVDYWHLTDYRDARLWDTDRMHMSAAGHQRMAIAVLDALGVQHDLVPLVLADPAPLTWPERIKANVQWAVEYLGPWIKRRVTGRSSGDGLSPRYAQLTPLSQVRGSAA, via the coding sequence ATGGTGACTTTCTCGCGCTATGTGGCCTTGGGCGATTCGTTCACCGAGGGCGTCGGCGATCCCGATCCGGCCCTGCCGAACGGCGTCCGCGGCTGGGCCGACCGCTTCGCGGCGGCGCTCGATCGCGCCCAGGGCGGCGGCCTGCTGTACGCCAACCTGGCGATCCGCGGGCGCAAGCTCATGCCGATCGTGACCGAGCAGATCGAGCCCGCCATCGCGCTGGCGCCGGACCTGGTGACCATCTACGCCGGCGCCAACGACATCATGCGGCCGAAGGTCGATCTCGAGGCGATCCTGGCCGAGTACGACCGTGCCGTGGAGCGGCTCGTGGCCTCCGGCGCCCATGTCGTCATGTTCACCGCGGCCGACCCGGGCGACACTCGCATCTACGCCCTGGTGCGGCACCGGTTCGAGCGGTACTGCGAGGCGGTGCGCCAGATCGCGGCGCGCCACGGAGCCACGCTGGTCGACTACTGGCACCTGACCGACTACCGCGACGCCCGCCTGTGGGACACCGACCGGATGCACATGTCGGCAGCGGGCCACCAGCGCATGGCCATCGCCGTGCTCGACGCCCTGGGCGTCCAGCACGACCTGGTGCCGCTGGTGCTGGCCGACCCCGCGCCGCTCACGTGGCCCGAGCGGATCAAGGCCAACGTGCAGTGGGCGGTCGAGTACCTCGGCCCGTGGATCAAGCGCCGCGTGACGGGCCGCTCCAGCGGCGACGGGCTCTCGCCGCGGTACGCGCAGCTGACGCCCCTGTCGCAGGTGCGTGGCTCAGCCGCGTAA